The Nerophis ophidion isolate RoL-2023_Sa linkage group LG09, RoL_Noph_v1.0, whole genome shotgun sequence genome contains a region encoding:
- the marchf5 gene encoding E3 ubiquitin-protein ligase MARCH5 yields the protein MAEDDAVVLQQNLDRNCWVCFATDDDDHTAEWVCPCRCRGSTKWVHQACLQRWVDEKQRGNSTARVACPQCNAEYLIVFPKLGPVVYVLDLADRLVSKAGPFAAAGIMVGSIYWTAVTYGAVTVMQVVGHKEGLDVMERADPLFLLIGLPTIPVMLILGKMIRWEDYVLRLWRKYSNKLQILNSIFPGIGCPVPRIPAEASPLADHVSATRILCGALVFPTIATIVGKLMFSSVNSNLQRTILGGIAFVAIKGAFKVYFKQQQYMRQAHRKILNFPEQEDA from the exons GAACTGCTGGGTATGCTTTGCAACAGACGATGACGATCATACAGCAGAGTGGGTGTGTCCATGCCGCTGCCGTGGTTCCACAAAGTGGGTCCACCAGGCCTGCCTACAGCGCTGGGTGGACGAGAAGCAGCGTGGCAATAGCACTGCACGCGTAGCCTGTCCACAGTGCAATGCAGAATACCTCATAGTTTTTCCAAAACTTG GTCCCGTGGTCTACGTACTGGACCTGGCAGACCGACTCGTCTCCAAGGCCGGACCCTTTGCCGCGGCCGGTATTATGGTGGGCTCCATCTACTGGACCGCCGTCACATACGGCGCCGTCACCGTCATGCAG GTGGTGGGCCACAAGGAGGGTCTGGATGTTATGGAGCGGGCAGACCCTCTCTTCCTGCTCATCGGCCTGCCCACCATCCCCGTCATGTTGATCCTGGGGAAGATGATACGCTGGGAGGATTACGTCCTGCGCCTTTGGAGGAAGTACTCCAACAAACTGCAGATCCTCAACAGCATCTTTCCAG GGATTGGCTGCCCAGTCCCTCGCATCCCAGCCGAAGCCAGCCCACTGGCCGATCATGTGTCGGCCACTCGGATCCTGTGCGGCGCGCTGGTATTCCCCACCATCGCCACCATCGTGGGGAAGCTCATGTTCAGCAGCGTCAACTCCAATCTGCAGAGGACCATCCTG GGAGGAATAGCCTTCGTGGCCATCAAAGGAGCGTTCAAAGTGTACTTCAAGCAGCAGCAGTACATGCGACAAGCACATCGGAAGATCCTCAACTTCCCAGAGCAGGAGGATGCCTGA